ACCCCGAGGCAGTGATGTCTAAACAAGGAGTTGAAGATTTAGCCATTCCCCAATAATTGAATATTAAATATATTAAAACATGTGTATATTAATATGGAAATATCAGTTTAAGGGTACTTGTTTTATATTTCCATAAAGTTTTAACCTCTTCAGCTTAAAAGACTAATATTTAAAAAAAAATCTGAATTTGGAGATTTAATGTCAGCAAAAATCACTGGTCTGGTCAGGAATGCAGTTATAGATGCGAGCACAACATTCAGAGAAGACCAGCTGGCCGCCTACCAAAAGGCGATTCATGAGGAAGAAAATGATAATGCCCGCTGGGTCCTGGAATTACTCCTGGAAAATGCTAGAATAGCAATGAGTAATAAAGTTCCCCTGTGTGACGATACTGGGATCCCCCATGTTTTAGTTGAATTAGGGCCAAATACACCTTTACCAGAGAATTTTTTCAATCAAATAGAGGAAGGAGTGATTTCAGGTCTCAGGGAACTTCCTGGAAGGCCCATGGCAGTCCTAGGGAATGATGTTGAAAGGATGGAGCAGAGCAGGGGGCTTAGTAATGACCCTGGAAAAGTAATGCCTCCGGGAGTTTTGATTGATCACATGGATGATGAGGGCATTAAAATCCATATTCTGATGTTAGGTGGCGGTCCAGAGATAAGAAGCCATACATATCGTGTTTTTCACCAGAGGGATCACAGAAATCTTTTTAAGGAAGCGTTAACATGGATGAGATCAGAGGTTCCTAAGTTAGGATGCACACCATGCATCCCTGCCATAGGGATTGGTAGAACCCATTTTGAAGCTTCATCACTTATGCTGAAGGCAATGGCCTATGGGAATCTCAATGACCAATCAGAAATTGAGAAAAAAATCACTGATTCATTGAATCATACCAAAGTAGGTGCACTTGGTCTGGGGGGTTCTGTTACTGCCCTCGGTTCTATGGTTAAAGTAGGACCTCAAAGGGCCAGTGGAGTTCGAATCGTTAGCATGCGACCTTGTTGCTGTGTTGAGCCAAGAAAAGCATCTATTTACCTATCACAAGATTTAATGGAGTAAGAAAATGGCAATTGGAAGAGAGACTGTGGAAAATTTATTAAAGATTACCAAGCCCCGATGGAGAACCTCCCTTACCAAAGTGGAACCCAACCGGATCATCACCCGAGGATACCCTCAGGAAGATTTGATTGGAAATATTTCTTTTCCAGAGATGGTTTATTTACTTTTAAAAGGTGAGTTACCAGGATATGAAGAGGCAAAAATGTTAGAGGCAGTTTTAGTTTCTTTCTGCGATCATGGTCTAACTCCACCCAGCACCCAGGTGGCCCGGATAATGGCCTCCACTGGCGCTCCCATGAACACATGTGTATCTGGAGGCATTTCTTCATTTGGAAAACACCATGCAGGGGCCCTGGAACGTTCCATGCAGATAATTCAAAAATTAATAAAAGAAGGCATTGCTAATAGTGGACCTCCTTCCTCTCGTGGTGATTTGAAAAACTTGGCACTACTGGCAGTGGAACACTTTCTGGATAAAGGTAAAAAAATACCTGGATTTGGACATCGTTTTCATGATAAGGACCCGCGACCGGATAAATTAGTGAAAACTGCTAAAAAGTATGGATGTTTTGGTATTCACACTCAATTAGCAGTGTCCATTGAGGATATACTCATAGAAATGAAGGGTATCCGTATGAACATTGATGGTGCTAATGCCGGGATACTCTCGGACATGGGATTTGACTGGAGATGTGGAACTGGAATATTCACCATAGGAAGAGTTCCAGCGCTTGTTTCACATATACATGAAGAAAAATCCTTTGAAACTCCTTTTAGGAAGTTTGTCGAAGTTGAGGATATTTATTACGATGGTTTAGAATCTAGAAATATTAATTCTGACCGTAAAATACTTAACACGAGTAAATAAGTTTTCTAACTCCTTTTTTTCTTCTGAAAATTAAATAGTAAAAGATATATATCCACTAAAATAGAGTTTCGTTCATCATGGTCATATTAGGGTGATTTAAATGACAACGATATCGGAAGCGATAACAACGATAAAAAAGGCTGAAAGTGATGCCGATAAACTAATAAAGGACACAGAAGCCAAGTCTTCTGAAATGATCCAGGAAGCTAAGTCTAAATCAAAAGAAACCATAGAAAAGGCAAAAGAATCCGCGAACATTGATGCTGAGAAAATCACATTTGAAGCCGAGACTAATGCCAAGAAGGAAGCATACAAAATAAACAATCAAACCAATGAAAAAGTAGAGATAACAAAAAGTAAAGCTACCGGTATGGTTGATGAGGCTGCAGAAGTCATTGTAAAAAGCATATTATAGTGTGAGTACCATGTTCAAGCCGGCAAGGATGAAAAAGCTCAGGATTATCACCCTGGACAAGTACGCAGATTCTGCTGTGAATGCACTTCACGAAGCAGGACTGGTCCAGATTGAAGATATATCCGAGCGAATACAACAGGATGCAGAATGGAGACAGATCCTGAAACCATCCAGCGCCTCTCCTTTTACCGCGAAAATTTCTTCCCTTCTTATGAAAACATCAGGAACCGCTGATTTTTTAAAGTCAATGGCCCATAAGGAGAAAGGAATTTTACCCCTGGTGAAGGGTTTCATAAACCCACCACCCATTCAAAAAGTAGAAGTAGAAGCCTTGGATGTTCAGGAACTGATTGATAAGGCTGAAAAAACCCTGGGAGAAGTTGAGTCGCGTACTCAACCCCTGGAAGAAAAAATCAACCAACTCGACTCAAAAAAAACTGAACTTGAAAATTCCCTTAAAGTAGCGCAAAACCTTTTAAATTTTGATATTGACCTTTCTCTTCTGGAAGGATCTGAATATGTCTCTTTTATTGCTGGTAAAATATCATCAGAATCCTATGACACTTTTGAAAATAGTCTAAAGGATATTAATGACGAAATAGTAGTTTTTGACCAGGAAAGTGAATCCAAAGGATTCAAAATACTGGTTATTGTAACCTTAAAAAGTCATTCTGATGAAGTTTTAAGTCAGCTGCGGAAGCTTGAATTTGAAAGATTCGAATTCAATGCACTGGAAGGTAAACCCAGTGAGATAATATCTAAATCCGAATCCGAGATTGAATCTATCAGCAGAGAAAAGGAATCCATCTTAGAAGATCTGGCAGATATATCTGCCGAATGGTTAAACCCGCTCATGGGCCTCAAGGAACAGTTAGAAATTGAAAAACAACGCAACGAGATTTTCTCTTCCTTTGGAGAAACAGAGAATACTAAAATGTTCGAGGGATGGGTAACTGAAAAGCAATTGAAAGAAGCCCTGGTGACTATTGACACTTCAACTGAAGGTCATTCCATTGTGGATGTGACTGACCCTGATGTCAATAATGATAACATTCCAGTTCATCTTGATAATCCTCGTTTTGCCAAACCATACGAGATGTTTGTGCACATGTATTCTCCCCCAGATTACCGGGAGATTGATCCCACCATTTTGATGGCCATCATATTCCCCTTCTTCTTCGGTTTCTGTCTTACAGAAGCTGGTTACGGGATAGTTGATGCAATGGTGGGTTATATTATATTCCGAGGTCTGGGAAGAAACAGTAAAACCATGGCCAACCTTGGCCTTATAATGGTTGCCTGTGGAGTTTGGGCCATAATCCTGGGACTGGTAACTAACAGTTTCATCGGAGACTTTATACCCAGGTTTATTATGGGAGATCCACAAGCAATGATCCCCACCACCATTCCCTCTATAAACTCCTTCGCACATCCGGAAAACATCCTTATAATTGCATTGTTAGTGGGTGTGCTGCACATCAACATGGGTTTGGCCTTTGGAGCCTACAACAACATCATCCGTGGAGATGTACGGGAAGCTTTAGGAGCTCAAATAGTATGGTTTATAATTGAAGCCGGTTTAGCATTACTGGCTATTGCCTACCTCATGTTAGGTGGGGGAATATTAATGTATCTGGGAGGAGCTATTTTCGTAGCAGGCCTAATAATGCTTGTTTACTTGAATGGTCCCTTCGGACTCATGGACCTCTCAGGTTTCCTGGGAAACGTTCTTTCATACGCCAGGCTACTGGCATTATGTCTTTCCACAGGAGGAATTGCCACCACAGTTAACATCTTAACTGGAATTGTGGGAGATATGATTCCTTTTATTGGAATAATACTTGCACCCCTAGTCTTTATTGGAGGACAAATTGCAAACCTTGCCTTCCAAACATTGGGTGCCTTTATAAATGCACTGCGTTTGCACTATGTTGAGTTTTTTGCTCAGTTTTACATTGGAGGAAGTCAAAAGTTTAGGGCCTTCAGAGCCAAAAGAAAGTACACTGATTTAGGAGGAAAATAATATGGTAGAAGTCGCTTTAGGAACAGCATTAGCATGTATCGGTGCTGGATTAGCAGTCGGTTTTGCAGGATTAGGATCAGGTTTAGGACAGGGAATAGCAGCAGCAGGGAGTGTAGGTGCTGTGGCAGAAGATGAGGACATGTTCGCCAGAGGTATCATCTTCACCGCACTACCCGAAACCCAAGCTATATACGGATTTCTGATTGCTATACTCCTCATGGTGTTCACCATTATGGCTAACAAAGCACTGCCAGCATCATTAGGTCTGGTAGCGATAGGTGCCGGAGCAGCAATAGGATTCGCAGGTCTCGGGTCTGGTATGGGTCAGGGTATCACCGCATCCTCATCTGTAGGTGCAGTAGTTGAAAACGAGGACATGTTCGCCAGAGGTATCATCTTCACCGCACTA
This is a stretch of genomic DNA from Methanobacteriaceae archaeon. It encodes these proteins:
- a CDS encoding fumarate hydratase, with the protein product MSAKITGLVRNAVIDASTTFREDQLAAYQKAIHEEENDNARWVLELLLENARIAMSNKVPLCDDTGIPHVLVELGPNTPLPENFFNQIEEGVISGLRELPGRPMAVLGNDVERMEQSRGLSNDPGKVMPPGVLIDHMDDEGIKIHILMLGGGPEIRSHTYRVFHQRDHRNLFKEALTWMRSEVPKLGCTPCIPAIGIGRTHFEASSLMLKAMAYGNLNDQSEIEKKITDSLNHTKVGALGLGGSVTALGSMVKVGPQRASGVRIVSMRPCCCVEPRKASIYLSQDLME
- a CDS encoding V-type ATP synthase subunit H; the protein is MTTISEAITTIKKAESDADKLIKDTEAKSSEMIQEAKSKSKETIEKAKESANIDAEKITFEAETNAKKEAYKINNQTNEKVEITKSKATGMVDEAAEVIVKSIL
- a CDS encoding citryl-CoA lyase gives rise to the protein MAIGRETVENLLKITKPRWRTSLTKVEPNRIITRGYPQEDLIGNISFPEMVYLLLKGELPGYEEAKMLEAVLVSFCDHGLTPPSTQVARIMASTGAPMNTCVSGGISSFGKHHAGALERSMQIIQKLIKEGIANSGPPSSRGDLKNLALLAVEHFLDKGKKIPGFGHRFHDKDPRPDKLVKTAKKYGCFGIHTQLAVSIEDILIEMKGIRMNIDGANAGILSDMGFDWRCGTGIFTIGRVPALVSHIHEEKSFETPFRKFVEVEDIYYDGLESRNINSDRKILNTSK
- a CDS encoding V-type ATP synthase subunit I — encoded protein: MFKPARMKKLRIITLDKYADSAVNALHEAGLVQIEDISERIQQDAEWRQILKPSSASPFTAKISSLLMKTSGTADFLKSMAHKEKGILPLVKGFINPPPIQKVEVEALDVQELIDKAEKTLGEVESRTQPLEEKINQLDSKKTELENSLKVAQNLLNFDIDLSLLEGSEYVSFIAGKISSESYDTFENSLKDINDEIVVFDQESESKGFKILVIVTLKSHSDEVLSQLRKLEFERFEFNALEGKPSEIISKSESEIESISREKESILEDLADISAEWLNPLMGLKEQLEIEKQRNEIFSSFGETENTKMFEGWVTEKQLKEALVTIDTSTEGHSIVDVTDPDVNNDNIPVHLDNPRFAKPYEMFVHMYSPPDYREIDPTILMAIIFPFFFGFCLTEAGYGIVDAMVGYIIFRGLGRNSKTMANLGLIMVACGVWAIILGLVTNSFIGDFIPRFIMGDPQAMIPTTIPSINSFAHPENILIIALLVGVLHINMGLAFGAYNNIIRGDVREALGAQIVWFIIEAGLALLAIAYLMLGGGILMYLGGAIFVAGLIMLVYLNGPFGLMDLSGFLGNVLSYARLLALCLSTGGIATTVNILTGIVGDMIPFIGIILAPLVFIGGQIANLAFQTLGAFINALRLHYVEFFAQFYIGGSQKFRAFRAKRKYTDLGGK
- a CDS encoding V-type ATP synthase subunit K (produces ATP from ADP in the presence of a proton gradient across the membrane; the K subunit is a nonenzymatic component which binds the dimeric form by interacting with the G and E subunits), with protein sequence MVEVALGTALACIGAGLAVGFAGLGSGLGQGIAAAGSVGAVAEDEDMFARGIIFTALPETQAIYGFLIAILLMVFTIMANKALPASLGLVAIGAGAAIGFAGLGSGMGQGITASSSVGAVVENEDMFARGIIFTALPETQAIYGFLIAILLMVFGGILG